From Suricata suricatta isolate VVHF042 chromosome 1, meerkat_22Aug2017_6uvM2_HiC, whole genome shotgun sequence, a single genomic window includes:
- the SLC25A37 gene encoding mitoferrin-1 isoform X3 → MQSLNPDPKAQYTSVYGALKKIVRTEGFWRPLRGLNVTVLGAGPAHAMYFACYENMKRTLNAVFQHQGNSHLANGIAGSMATLLHDAVMNPAEVVKQRMQMYDSPHRSALSCVWTVWRTEGLGAFYRSYTTQLTMNIPFQSIHFITYEFLQEQVNPHRAYNPQSHIISGGLAGALAAAATTPLDVCKTLLNTQENMALNLANISGRLSGMANAFRMVYQLNGLPGYFKGIQARVIYQMPSTAISWSVYEFFKYFLTKHKLENRTPY, encoded by the exons ATGCAGAGTTTGAATCCGGATCCCAAAGCGCAGTACACAAGTGTCTACGGAGCCCTCAAGAAGATTGTTCGGACTGAAGGCTTCTGGAGGCCCCTGCGCGGCCTCAACGTGACGGTGCTGGGCGCCGGCCCGGCCCACGCCATGTATTTTGCCTGCTACGAAAACATGAAAAGGACTTTAAATGCCGTTTTCCAACACCAAGGAAACAGCCACCTAGCCAACG GGATAGCTGGGAGTATGGCCACCCTGCTCCACGATGCGGTAATGAATCCAGCAGAAG TCGTCAAGCAGCGCATGCAGATGTACGACTCGCCGCACCGCTCGGCCCTCAGCTGCGTCTGGACAGTGTGGAGGACCGAGGGCTTGGGGGCTTTCTACCGGAGCTACACCACACAGCTGACCATGAACATTCCCTTCCAGTCCATCCACTTCATCACCTATGAGTTCCTGCAGGAGCAAGTCAACCCCCACCGGGCCTACAACCCGCAGTCCCACATCATCTCAGGCGGGCTGGCCGGAGCCCTCGCCGCAGCCGCCACCACCCCCCTGGACGTCTGTAAGACCCTCCTCAACACTCAGGAGAACATGGCCCTCAACCTGGCCAACATCAGCGGCCGGCTGTCGGGCATGGCCAATGCCTTCCGGATGGTGTACCAGCTCAACGGGCTGCCCGGCTACTTCAAAGGCATCCAGGCGCGTGTCATCTACCAGATGCCCTccactgccatttcctggtccgtCTATGAGTTTTTCAAGTACTTCCTCACCAAGCACAAGCTGGAGAATCGAACTCCCTACTAA
- the SLC25A37 gene encoding mitoferrin-1 isoform X4 has protein sequence MATLLHDAVMNPAEVVKQRMQMYDSPHRSALSCVWTVWRTEGLGAFYRSYTTQLTMNIPFQSIHFITYEFLQEQVNPHRAYNPQSHIISGGLAGALAAAATTPLDVCKTLLNTQENMALNLANISGRLSGMANAFRMVYQLNGLPGYFKGIQARVIYQMPSTAISWSVYEFFKYFLTKHKLENRTPY, from the exons ATGGCCACCCTGCTCCACGATGCGGTAATGAATCCAGCAGAAG TCGTCAAGCAGCGCATGCAGATGTACGACTCGCCGCACCGCTCGGCCCTCAGCTGCGTCTGGACAGTGTGGAGGACCGAGGGCTTGGGGGCTTTCTACCGGAGCTACACCACACAGCTGACCATGAACATTCCCTTCCAGTCCATCCACTTCATCACCTATGAGTTCCTGCAGGAGCAAGTCAACCCCCACCGGGCCTACAACCCGCAGTCCCACATCATCTCAGGCGGGCTGGCCGGAGCCCTCGCCGCAGCCGCCACCACCCCCCTGGACGTCTGTAAGACCCTCCTCAACACTCAGGAGAACATGGCCCTCAACCTGGCCAACATCAGCGGCCGGCTGTCGGGCATGGCCAATGCCTTCCGGATGGTGTACCAGCTCAACGGGCTGCCCGGCTACTTCAAAGGCATCCAGGCGCGTGTCATCTACCAGATGCCCTccactgccatttcctggtccgtCTATGAGTTTTTCAAGTACTTCCTCACCAAGCACAAGCTGGAGAATCGAACTCCCTACTAA